The following proteins are encoded in a genomic region of Silene latifolia isolate original U9 population unplaced genomic scaffold, ASM4854445v1 scaffold_79, whole genome shotgun sequence:
- the LOC141640452 gene encoding IQ domain-containing protein IQM1-like: MGLSISLLVSAWHELLTQKLFSMVSNGSPTPRTRELYLRRIGSLRRTESITKKTHQSPTIGESNEVPKMAVQKSSSLRDQKPENIVLEKSPSFNTLVQEYDPKGLCRSTVNGLLHKPLPAITLPEPAIMFSPRPVSELDAAAVKLQKVYKSYRTRRNLADCAVVVEELWWKALDFASLKRSSVSFFNNDKQETAVAKWARATTRVAKVGKGLSKNEKAQKLALRHWLEAIDPRHRYGHNLHIYYDVWFNSESSQPFFYWLDIGDGKELNLEKCSRIKLQKQCIKYLGPKEREVYEVIVEDGKLVYKQTGDLLETVDDCKWIFVLSASRSLYVGQKKKGQFQHSSFLAGAATTAAGRLVAHAGVLEALWPYSGHYLPTEENFKEFISFLKDNNVDLKNVKKYAYNDETSFKVLEDEDTPEKTVDEEAIPTVEDSTSDIRITTNDQSEEPVFSLARRLSCKWVTGNGPRIGCVRDYPLDLQTRALEQVNLSPRVNPGSFINTGPIPSPRPSPKVRVSPRLAYMGLPSPRTQMAAA; this comes from the exons ATGGGATTATCAATTTCATTACTGGTTTCAGCTTGGCATGAACTTTTGACTCAAAAACTCTTTTCAATGGTCAGTAATGGAAGTCCAACTCCAAGAACAAGAGAGTTATATTTGAGAAGAATAGGGAGCTTAAGGAGAACAGAATCAATTACTAAGAAAACCCATCAATCTCCAACAATTGGAGAGTCAAATGAAGTTCCAAAAATGGCGGTACAGAAATCGAGTAGTTTAAGAGATCAGAAGCCTGAAAACATAGTCCTTGAAAAGTCCCCTTCATTTAACACCCTAGTTCAAGAGTATGATCCTAAAGGGTTGTGTAGGTCAACTGTGAATGGTTTACTTCACAAACCATTGCCTGCAATTACTCTGCCTGAGCCCGCCATCATGTTCTCTCCTAGGCCGGTTTCTGAGCTTGATGCTGCTGCTGTTAAGCTTCAGAAAGTGTATAAGAGTTATAGGACTCGACGAAACCTTGCTGATTGTGCTGTTGTTGTTGAAGAACTATG GTGGAAGGCACTAGACTTTGCATCGCTTAAGAGGAGCTCGGTGTCTTTCTTTAACAATGACAAGCAAGAGACCGCGGTGGCCAAATGGGCAAGGGCAACAACAAGAGTTGCAAAG GTGGGAAAAGGTTTGTCAAAGAATGAGAAAGCACAAAAGTTAGCCTTGAGACATTGGCTTGAAGCT ATTGACCCACGCCATAGATATGGTCACAACTTGCACATATATTATGATGTCTGGTTTAACAGCGAAAGCAGCCAGCCTTTCTTTTACTG GTTGGATATAGGAGATGGTAAAGAGTTGAATCTCGAGAAATGCTCAAGGATCAAGTTACAAAAGCAATGCATCAAGTATCTTGGACCG AAAGAAAGGGAAGTATATGAAGTGATAGTAGAAGACGGGAAGCTTGTATACAAACAAACAGGTGACTTACTCGAGACTGTAGACGACTGCAAATGGATATTCGTGCTCAGCGCATCAAGATCCTTATATGTGGGTCAGAAGAAGAAAGGACAGTTTCAACATTCCAGTTTTCTAGCAGGTGCTGCTACTACTGCTGCTGGTAGATTAGTTGCCCATGCAGGAGTTCTCGAG GCTTTATGGCCATACAGTGGCCATTATCTTCCAACAGAAGAGAATTTCAAGGAGTTCATTAGCTTCCTCAAAGATAACAATGTCGACCTGAAAAATGTCAAG AAATACGCATATAATGACGAGACTTCATTCAAAGTCCTTGAAGACGAAGATACTCCAGAGAAAACGGTTGATGAAGAGGCTATACCAACAGTGGAAGACTCTACAAGCGACATCCGCATCACAACAAACGACCAATCAGAAGAACCCGTCTTTAGCTTGGCCAGGCGACTATCCTGCAAATGGGTTACGGGCAATGGCCCAAGAATCGGTTGTGTCAGGGATTACCCATTGGACCTACAAACACGAGCCCTGGAACAAGTCAACCTGTCACCGCGTGTTAACCCTGGGTCATTCATTAATACCGGCCCAATTCCTTCTCCTCGGCCTAGCCCCAAGGTTCGCGTGTCCCCTAGGCTCGCGTACATGGGTTTACCTAGTCCAAGAACACAAATGGCTGCAGCTTAA